The genomic DNA TTTGAGCTCACGAACAGTGACCAagctgttattgttgacTGTGTTTCGTGTTTCGTCAATGTCGCCCCTTTTGATGCCTGAATTTATTCCATGCGTTTTGAGCTTGACTTCCAATCGGGGTAATCCTTGGTTCGACAGTTGGTATTCCTCGGGGTGACAGCCCGAAACTTCTATTTTACAACCGGTGATGATAAGTTCACCTGGAGTTTTCGGACTCGTcacaataaacaaatcatGAACAGAGGAGCCAGGGATAAATACATTACCAAGCTTTGCATCAATCAGTTCTACATTTTTTGTCAGCAATGTAATTTCGTTGACATGTACCTCGAATTCAAAAGGATTCTGAATCTTAAGCGAGAATTCAACTCGTTCACCCTGTACCAAAACTCTTTCGGACACGTCTTTGCTTTTCGAATATGGGTTGTAAAGGAAAACTTCGGAATTTTGAGATTCAACTGATTTGCTTTCAGATCTACGTCTAGTAAATCTGGTTGGCATGACTGTGGTTGGTGGGAGAACTTTGATATCCCGCAGCATATAAGGATCCCAATATTGACCATAAACAGGACCCCGCTCGCTCTTTCTTGATAGTTCGACCGCTCGATGTAGACTAGAAAATAACCTCAATTGCTCATCTCGGTCTAAAGAGTCTGCCATGGTGGAAAACAATAGACTAATGAAATATACCACACCTTGATAATGGCTGATACTCTCACAAATTGAAATGCATGATTTGAGAAACGACAACCTCAATTCAAGCCACCCACTACCAATCGAAGTCACTTCTCCAGCAGAGAACACTCGACAAACACTGTCAAGAAACTCTATTATTCCTCCTTTTTGGCTTCTATCCAGCATTTGCAGCACACCAGTTTCCGCCGCAATAGGATTTCCGACCATACGAAGAACCATTTCACGAAGCACGAAAGCTCGCTTACGATGCAATCCAACTCCGGAATACAAACTTGCTAGACCAGAATATAAGCGAACTTGCAAAGGGATGGGGAGATTGGCGATTCCAGTCGagtatattttattacaCCATGCCGCCACagaggctgctgatggACTGTCGGATGTGATATTCAGCTGTAATGGAGTTCCTCGTACAATTGCCGATAGCACGGCCCCATTCCACCCACCACCCTGTCGAGACATGACTAATAACTTGGCAAATCGTAAAATTGTTTCACAATAGACAATTTGGGGTATAGTATCTTCGCTGGATGTAGGTGTACGATTATAAAATCGAATAACTGCGTCAGTCAGATCAGGTAAGAAGTCGTTCAGTCGAGGTGGCTCATCTGATCCCGATGTGCGAAGTGGTGCTGGCATGGTAGGACCCTCTGGTGATGGCGATGGTGAAGTTGGAGGAGGTGTACCATTAATTGAGCTCGTAGATTCATTCCTGCTCCCATATCCACTGCCATAGCCGCCTCCATTTGTAGAACTATGGCTCACGCTAGAAGTATGATTATGAGTTCCACCTCGAAGTGTGGCATGCAATGCCACTGTTGGAATAGTAACAGGCACCTCCAGAAATGACTGTAAAACGAGACAGATACCTATCCCTTCTAAAGCCGAACCATACCATAGATGGTCGTATGCTGTTTTCAGTATAGTTGCAGCCTCGGTAAATTCTTTCAATGCATCGGAAAGTCGGCCAGCAAGTAAATACATGTTTCCTAAAAATTTGATCATTCGTCCATGCTGCTTCGATTTAGTCCTATCTGATAGTCCTAGAGATATAGAGCCTGTTTTAGTTATTGAAATCGAGTTGGAATATGATGAAGCATTACTCATCGTCGTACCAGATAAATTAGATGAAATAGATGGTGAAATTTGACGTGAGAAGCTTTTATGAATAGAAACATTGTATGGCTTGTCATGggctgttgatgttggtggtggagtgGGACTGGTATTTGTCGGAGTAGCCTGGCCTGAACCACCGCTAGATATGCCTTTGGCTCCGGGACTTCCTTCAGCGTCACTTCTTAGCGGCCCTCCTCGTCCGCTTACTCTTCTATTTCGATTGGACACTCCTGGAGGAGCGTCTAAACCTTTAATACTAGGACTCTTAAAGCTGCCCATTTGTCGTGAAATAACATATACTGCGAGCTCTGCTAGAAAGTCGCTTGTAACGTCGCACATGGCTGTCTCTAAGCTTGTAAAGCTGGATAattttgatgctgatgataaGATTCCAAATATATGTTTAGATTCGATTTCCAAAACACCTTCTTTTGGTACTCCAAATACAAATATTTTATGCATAATAGCAGCTGGGTATTGATTCCGCAATCTCTTGAGAGCTTCCTCCAACCACTGCCCATGACCCGACTCGCCGCAAAACTCCTTATAAGATGTCAATGCAAATACAGCAAATGTTTGACGATAGGGCTCCAAGTCGTACATGGAATAATACTGTTCATCGTTCTGTGATAGCGAAAAGTCGTATACTACTTTGCCATTCGGGTAGCCTTGTGGGCTGAACATAGCTGGTCTTGTTAGTATCCATTCAGGAGGTTGTCGAGAGCCTTCTCCAGTACCAAATAGCTACCTATTAAGCTCAAGTAATAACCGAATAGCATAGGCAGATATACCAAGGGTTCCAAATAGTCAAAGTATTTGATTGGGGAGTACCACTTACCTCTATCGGTTCGTCCATCTGGAGTAACATCTACGAGACGGACCTCGCAAGCTCGCGACATGCGCTCAGCATATTGTAGAAATACTGGTTTTTTTATCTGACCCAAGGGGCATAGCAAAGCCTTTACTCGCGATGGTGCGACATATGAATAGGGATCCAAGAGCATTTTTGACCGGAACAACTGGCCAGACAAGTCTGCTCAAAGACTGCTGGATTATATGCTCGTTGAGTGGTTTCCAATATCAAtctccaaataatattcgTTATTCAGTCCAATCGCATGTCAATTGAAACTTAGGGTCTATGATGCAGTTAAAGGTATAAATTGGACTCTCTTATCCAGTTATTTGGCCAATTGATTGGATCCAATCTTACAGGACTATTTTGACTTCGTGTCTCTCTGATGGCTGATCTGTCTATCCTGTTTATCATTGATATCGCCATACGGAGGTTAGTCACGTGCATCCTGTATCAATGAAGTCGTGAACTGAGAAGTGCAATCTACACAACGCTATAAAGATTAAAGTTGAACCAATTGTCAGAATAACTGTCGAGTAGGACTAAAATGGTGATCTGATTGTTTACTACAGTTAGTAATTGAAAGAGTAAGATAGAATGCCGGGAGGAAATTCGGGTGGTGAAGGTTTGTCAGGCACTGGGTCGGCATCGGGCTTTTTGAAATCGagctcttcatcttctacGCCCGCTCCCGATAGGCATGGAATGTTCAGTATGGAATCACCTCCCTCGGGTGGCCCGTCAGGATCTGGCTCGTCATCTGGAAATCATACCTCTTATGCTAATATAGCGGCAATGGCTATCAAATCGGGTCCATTGGCAAGAATCGGCAAGGCCTTGTATAGTGGAGTGTCTGGggct from Sugiyamaella lignohabitans strain CBS 10342 chromosome D, complete sequence includes the following:
- the TRS120 gene encoding Trs120p (Component of transport protein particle (TRAPP) complex II; TRAPPII is a multimeric guanine nucleotide-exchange factor for the GTPase Ypt1p, regulating intra-Golgi and endosome-Golgi traffic; GO_component: GO:0005794 - Golgi apparatus [Evidence IEA,IEA]; GO_component: GO:1990071 - TRAPPII protein complex [Evidence IDA] [PMID 11239471]; GO_component: GO:0005769 - early endosome [Evidence IDA] [PMID 16314430]; GO_component: GO:0005802 - trans-Golgi network [Evidence IDA] [PMID 16314430]; GO_function: GO:0017112 - Rab guanyl-nucleotide exchange factor activity [Evidence IMP] [PMID 17041589]; GO_process: GO:0034498 - early endosome to Golgi transport [Evidence IMP] [PMID 16314430]; GO_process: GO:0006891 - intra-Golgi vesicle-mediated transport [Evidence IMP] [PMID 11239471]; GO_process: GO:0032313 - regulation of Rab GTPase activity [Evidence IMP] [PMID 17041589]; GO_process: GO:0006810 - transport [Evidence IEA]); this translates as MFSPQGYPNGKVVYDFSLSQNDEQYYSMYDLEPYRQTFAVFALTSYKEFCGESGHGQWLEEALKRLRNQYPAAIMHKIFVFGVPKEGVLEIESKHIFGILSSASKLSSFTSLETAMCDVTSDFLAELAVYVISRQMGSFKSPSIKGLDAPPGVSNRNRRVSGRGGPLRSDAEGSPGAKGISSGGSGQATPTNTSPTPPPTSTAHDKPYNVSIHKSFSRQISPSISSNLSGTTMSNASSYSNSISITKTGSISLGLSDRTKSKQHGRMIKFLGNMYLLAGRLSDALKEFTEAATILKTAYDHLWYGSALEGIGICLVLQSFLEVPVTIPTVALHATLRGGTHNHTSSVSHSSTNGGGYGSGYGSRNESTSSINGTPPPTSPSPSPEGPTMPAPLRTSGSDEPPRLNDFLPDLTDAVIRFYNRTPTSSEDTIPQIVYCETILRFAKLLVMSRQGGGWNGAVLSAIVRGTPLQLNITSDSPSAASVAAWCNKIYSTGIANLPIPLQVRLYSGLASLYSGVGLHRKRAFVLREMVLRMVGNPIAAETGVLQMLDRSQKGGIIEFLDSVCRVFSAGEVTSIGSGWLELRLSFLKSCISICESISHYQGVVYFISLLFSTMADSLDRDEQLRLFSSLHRAVELSRKSERGPVYGQYWDPYMLRDIKVLPPTTVMPTRFTRRRSESKSVESQNSEVFLYNPYSKSKDVSERVLVQGERVEFSLKIQNPFEFEVHVNEITLLTKNVELIDAKLGNVFIPGSSVHDLFIVTSPKTPGELIITGCKIEVSGCHPEEYQLSNQGLPRLEVKLKTHGINSGIKRGDIDETRNTVNNNSLVTVRELKLAVLPSQPLLLPKNQLSLEQTWVMVLEGEKKNFTISLSNQSNTNCKLVNFGFVDSTTEPLQATLADKDLPLNEVYECEYFLYKRRALQILNSPGIGPHETGEYDFQVSGKRGLTSAVINLDYGVMDSDESEKSENTSEDADSLTTWVRRITVPVNVTVNPSIELSACDIIPLTEYRSSEHPLTRIDGLLQPLEPNSRYFILVLDLRNAWSQAMNVKIWSKSADNKRLSEVTQLIYPSRTSRFLLPIKWEPSKADSEFYPQKPIPTMSRKQYVVDQNLTPEQVKLMTETFWYREQLLSYLGGEWEVDGSTRTGSVELRGIRLSRWMVTTLRTELVKVSMNMFSSSSSIAQVNELTWQVDVDDDQLVVRSTIFNGSDVPISGILRLVPSLRYGNEGPIEADEIHKKIIYNGVLQRPVLQIMPGQSVDVDLGIIVLLRGEYEWTSMFEVADGLEPRQYVQREPLFMTAI